The Thermobispora bispora DSM 43833 genome window below encodes:
- the recO gene encoding DNA repair protein RecO encodes MSLYRDEGVVLRTQKLGEADRIITILTKRTGKVRGVAKGIRRTTSRFGARLEPFTHVDLQLHAGRSLDVITQAETLHPYGQAIVRDYARYTAGMAMLETADRLAAAEKEPALRLFLLLVGGLRTLAEGAHEPRLVLDAFLLRSLAVAGYAPALTACARCGGEAVQAFAIAAGGAVCGACRPPGAAVPAPGTLELMNALLRGDWATADGSEPRQRSECSGFVARYLQWHLEHGIRSLRHVERDWPLRRAEPDAAPAYGAHG; translated from the coding sequence GTGAGCCTCTACCGGGATGAGGGCGTGGTGCTGCGCACCCAGAAGCTGGGGGAGGCCGACCGCATCATCACGATCCTCACCAAGCGCACCGGGAAGGTCCGGGGCGTGGCCAAGGGCATCCGCCGGACCACCTCGCGCTTCGGCGCGCGGCTCGAGCCGTTCACCCACGTCGACCTGCAGCTCCACGCCGGCAGGTCGCTCGACGTGATCACCCAGGCGGAGACCCTGCACCCGTACGGCCAGGCGATCGTGCGCGACTACGCGCGCTACACGGCCGGGATGGCCATGCTGGAGACCGCCGACCGGCTCGCCGCCGCGGAGAAGGAGCCCGCCCTGCGGCTGTTCCTGCTCCTGGTGGGCGGGCTGCGCACGCTCGCCGAGGGGGCGCACGAGCCGCGGCTGGTGCTCGACGCGTTCCTGCTGCGCTCGCTCGCCGTCGCCGGGTACGCGCCCGCGCTCACCGCGTGCGCCCGGTGCGGCGGCGAGGCCGTCCAGGCGTTCGCGATCGCGGCGGGCGGGGCCGTCTGCGGGGCGTGCCGCCCGCCGGGGGCCGCGGTGCCCGCGCCCGGGACGCTCGAGCTGATGAACGCCCTGCTGCGTGGCGACTGGGCGACCGCGGACGGCTCCGAGCCCCGCCAGCGGAGCGAGTGCAGCGGCTTCGTCGCCCGGTACCTGCAGTGGCATCTGGAGCACGGCATCCGCTCGCTCCGCCACGTCGAACGGGACTGGCCGCTCCGGCGGGCGGAGCCGGACGCCGCACCGGCCTACGGCGCGCACGGCTGA
- a CDS encoding isoprenyl transferase yields MVRPPAPHPSGARPPEIPRELLPRHVAIIMDGNGRWAKARGLPRTEGHKRGEYSLFDVIQGAIELGIPYLSAFAFSTENWKRSPEEVRFLMGFNRDVIRRRRDELHEMGVRVRWAGRRTRLWRSVIKELEDAERLTRNNTTLTLQFCVNYGGRAEITDAAARLARDVAAGRVNPDKITEKVFARYLDEPDIPDVDLFIRSSGEQRVSNFLLWQSAYAEMVFLDRLWPDFDRRDLWEACRIFAKRERRYGGAEPNEVRPASG; encoded by the coding sequence ATGGTCCGTCCACCCGCTCCGCATCCCTCGGGGGCGAGGCCGCCCGAGATCCCCCGGGAGCTGCTGCCCCGGCACGTCGCGATCATCATGGATGGCAATGGCCGCTGGGCCAAGGCCCGCGGGCTGCCCCGCACCGAGGGCCACAAGAGAGGGGAGTACTCCCTCTTCGATGTCATCCAGGGCGCCATCGAGCTCGGCATCCCGTACCTGTCGGCGTTCGCGTTCTCCACGGAGAACTGGAAGCGCTCCCCGGAGGAGGTCCGCTTCCTCATGGGCTTCAACCGGGACGTGATCCGCCGCCGCCGCGACGAGCTCCACGAGATGGGGGTACGGGTCCGGTGGGCCGGGCGGCGGACCCGGCTCTGGCGGAGCGTCATCAAGGAGCTCGAGGACGCGGAACGGCTCACCCGGAACAACACCACGCTGACCCTGCAGTTCTGCGTGAACTACGGTGGCCGGGCCGAGATCACCGACGCCGCCGCGCGGCTCGCCCGGGACGTCGCCGCCGGGCGGGTCAACCCGGACAAGATCACCGAGAAGGTCTTCGCCCGTTACCTGGACGAGCCGGACATCCCGGATGTGGACCTGTTCATCCGGTCGTCCGGTGAGCAGCGCGTTTCGAACTTCCTGCTCTGGCAGTCCGCCTACGCGGAGATGGTCTTCCTCGACCGGCTCTGGCCCGACTTCGACCGCCGGGACCTGTGGGAGGCCTGCCGGATCTTCGCCAAGCGCGAGCGCCGGTACGGCGGGGCCGAGCCGAACGAGGTCCGCCCCGCCTCAGGCTGA